One genomic segment of Amycolatopsis sp. Hca4 includes these proteins:
- a CDS encoding agmatine deiminase family protein, with the protein MRPEPVSRRSALTAALGFGAAALGVAGCATDVPPTPAAGSSGAAAGRTFGAEWEHHARTIMSWPASTGIWGEDLPAVQADIARLARAVAGFESVVLLAAPADRDKAQAAVGAEVEVVPIPTDDLWARDTAPVFVQDAGKPAGVDFAFNGWGGKQRHPNDSRVAAAVLERYRLPRIAAPLVAEGGALETDGQGTLLATESSLVNDNRNPGKDRSQVEADLKQALGVRTVIWLAGVKGQDITDAHVDCLVRYVAPGVVLLDQAFPGGPPDVWSRSAEQARGVLAEATDAAGRRLRVVDLPQPDPDRITGRGDAFVSSYANFYVANGAVFLPKFGDPEADDRARGILGEHFPDREVVLVPIDAIAAGGGGIHCSTHDMPG; encoded by the coding sequence ATGCGACCCGAACCCGTCTCCCGCCGCAGCGCCCTCACGGCCGCGCTCGGCTTCGGCGCCGCCGCCCTCGGTGTCGCCGGGTGTGCCACCGACGTCCCGCCCACCCCGGCGGCCGGCAGCAGTGGCGCCGCGGCCGGGCGGACCTTCGGCGCCGAGTGGGAGCACCACGCCAGGACGATCATGTCGTGGCCGGCGTCGACCGGCATCTGGGGCGAGGACCTGCCCGCCGTCCAGGCCGACATCGCGCGGCTCGCCCGGGCCGTCGCGGGGTTCGAAAGCGTCGTCCTGCTGGCCGCGCCCGCGGACCGGGACAAGGCCCAGGCCGCCGTGGGCGCCGAGGTCGAGGTCGTCCCCATCCCGACCGACGACCTGTGGGCCCGCGACACCGCGCCGGTCTTCGTGCAGGACGCCGGGAAGCCGGCCGGCGTGGACTTCGCCTTCAACGGCTGGGGCGGGAAACAGCGTCACCCCAACGACTCCCGGGTCGCGGCCGCGGTGCTGGAACGCTACCGGCTCCCGCGCATCGCCGCGCCGCTGGTCGCCGAAGGCGGCGCGCTCGAGACCGACGGGCAGGGCACGCTGCTCGCCACCGAAAGCTCACTGGTCAACGACAACCGCAACCCCGGCAAGGACCGGTCGCAGGTCGAGGCCGACCTCAAGCAGGCGCTCGGCGTCCGCACGGTGATCTGGCTCGCGGGTGTCAAGGGCCAGGACATCACCGACGCGCACGTCGACTGCCTCGTCCGCTACGTCGCCCCCGGCGTCGTGCTCCTGGACCAGGCCTTTCCCGGCGGGCCGCCGGACGTCTGGTCGCGCTCCGCCGAGCAGGCCCGCGGGGTCCTCGCCGAAGCCACCGACGCCGCCGGGCGCCGGCTGCGGGTCGTCGACCTGCCCCAGCCCGACCCGGACCGGATCACCGGCCGTGGCGACGCGTTCGTTTCGTCGTACGCGAACTTCTACGTCGCCAACGGCGCGGTGTTCCTCCCGAAGTTCGGCGACCCGGAGGCCGACGACCGCGCCCGCGGCATCCTGGGCGAGCACTTCCCGGACCGCGAGGTGGTGCTCGTCCCGATCGACGCGATCGCCGCGGGCGGGGGCGGGATCCACTGCTCGACCCACGACATGCCCGGCTGA
- a CDS encoding SDR family oxidoreductase, with product MNAYAGKNVVITGGSSGLGLATAELLVAGGARVLITGRDKEKLDSARRRLGERATAVRSDSASMADVEELARVAGAEFGAVDAVFVNAGVTAFAPFESMPEAQYDELFAVNTKGPYFTVQKLAPLLREGAGVVLTTSVANVKGLDSISAYAATKAALRSMTRSLARELLPRRVRVNAVSPGPIATGILDATLPPEVAERTKTEMAAQNPMQRFGEPSEVAAAVAYLAFEATFTTGAELPVDGGAAQL from the coding sequence ATGAACGCTTACGCAGGAAAGAACGTGGTCATCACCGGCGGCAGCAGCGGGCTCGGCCTCGCGACCGCCGAGCTGCTGGTGGCCGGCGGCGCGCGGGTGCTGATCACCGGGCGGGACAAGGAAAAGCTCGACTCCGCGCGCCGGCGGCTCGGCGAGCGGGCGACGGCCGTGCGCAGCGACTCCGCGTCGATGGCGGACGTCGAGGAGCTGGCCCGGGTGGCCGGCGCGGAGTTCGGCGCGGTGGACGCGGTGTTCGTCAACGCGGGCGTGACCGCGTTCGCGCCGTTCGAATCGATGCCGGAAGCGCAGTACGACGAGCTGTTCGCGGTGAACACCAAGGGCCCGTACTTCACCGTGCAGAAGCTGGCGCCGCTGCTGCGCGAGGGGGCGGGAGTCGTGCTCACCACGTCGGTGGCCAACGTCAAGGGCCTCGACTCGATCAGCGCCTACGCCGCGACGAAGGCCGCGCTGCGCTCGATGACCCGGTCACTGGCGCGGGAACTGCTGCCCCGCCGGGTCCGCGTCAACGCGGTCAGCCCGGGCCCGATCGCGACCGGCATCCTCGACGCGACCCTCCCCCCGGAGGTCGCCGAACGGACCAAGACCGAGATGGCCGCGCAGAACCCGATGCAGCGCTTCGGCGAGCCGTCCGAAGTCGCGGCCGCGGTGGCGTACCTGGCGTTCGAAGCGACGTTCACCACCGGCGCGGAGCTCCCCGTCGACGGCGGCGCCGCCCAGCTGTAG
- a CDS encoding LysR family transcriptional regulator, producing the protein MDLDLRLVRYFTVVAEHGNIGRAAAALHLAQPSLSRQIQRLEHQLGVRLFARTPHGTSLTAAGAAFLPRAHAVLEAAGDAVTVARAADPPRELTIGYVEGLIITPAVQALRHRHPDARIRTRLLRWHDTQALPEGRVDALVAREPLPFPATVTPLYEEPRVLLVPVTHRLAGKEVVSADDLGDEELVACAVTPAMWSTPKDGSPPPSPDDSFEDKLELVASGSSLAILPAGDHRPRLREDVTAIPIEGFEPCRVVVASRTRDPNPLVAPFREAARLLVPLAVGAG; encoded by the coding sequence GTGGATCTCGACCTGCGGCTGGTCCGGTACTTCACGGTCGTGGCGGAGCACGGCAACATCGGCCGCGCCGCCGCGGCGCTGCACCTCGCCCAGCCCTCGCTGAGCCGCCAGATCCAGCGGCTGGAGCACCAGCTCGGCGTCCGGCTGTTCGCGCGCACGCCGCACGGCACCAGCCTGACCGCCGCCGGTGCGGCGTTCCTGCCGCGGGCCCACGCCGTCCTCGAGGCCGCCGGCGACGCCGTGACCGTGGCCCGCGCCGCCGATCCGCCGCGTGAGCTCACCATCGGCTACGTCGAGGGCCTGATCATCACCCCCGCGGTGCAGGCGCTGCGCCACCGCCACCCGGACGCGCGCATCCGGACGCGGCTGCTGCGCTGGCACGACACGCAGGCGTTGCCCGAAGGGCGGGTCGACGCGCTCGTCGCCCGCGAACCGCTGCCGTTCCCGGCGACGGTGACGCCGCTGTACGAGGAGCCGCGGGTGCTGCTGGTGCCCGTCACCCACCGGCTGGCGGGCAAGGAGGTGGTCTCGGCGGACGACCTGGGTGACGAGGAACTGGTGGCGTGCGCGGTGACACCGGCGATGTGGAGCACCCCGAAGGACGGCTCACCGCCGCCGTCGCCGGACGACAGCTTCGAGGACAAGCTCGAACTGGTGGCTTCGGGGAGCTCCCTGGCCATCCTCCCGGCCGGAGATCACCGCCCCCGCTTGCGCGAGGACGTGACGGCGATCCCGATCGAGGGCTTCGAGCCCTGCCGGGTCGTGGTGGCGTCGCGGACCCGGGACCCGAATCCGCTGGTGGCGCCGTTCCGCGAGGCCGCGCGGCTGCTGGTCCCCCTGGCGGTCGGCGCAGGCTGA
- a CDS encoding HAD family phosphatase, which translates to MEPVPRRPLPGLTAGRAAAECADGMVFEIGRGGVGLRPGATDLVAAAAAFGPVGLVSASPRRYVDAVVTACGLASRLATSVAGEDAVHGKPAPDPYLLAARRLGVEPARCLAVEDSASGIRSASAAGMTVLAIPNPATAADVATLRLARHCAADAHIAAKTIRALAGPTPAVSRG; encoded by the coding sequence GTGGAGCCGGTACCTCGCCGACCGCTGCCCGGGCTCACCGCCGGCCGCGCCGCCGCCGAATGCGCCGACGGCATGGTCTTCGAGATCGGCCGGGGCGGAGTCGGCCTCCGCCCCGGAGCCACGGACCTCGTCGCGGCGGCGGCCGCGTTCGGCCCGGTCGGCCTGGTGTCCGCGTCCCCGAGGCGCTATGTCGACGCGGTGGTGACGGCCTGCGGACTGGCGTCGCGGCTCGCCACCTCGGTGGCCGGCGAGGATGCGGTCCACGGCAAACCGGCGCCGGACCCGTACCTGCTCGCCGCCCGCCGGCTCGGCGTGGAGCCCGCCCGGTGCCTCGCGGTGGAGGACTCGGCATCCGGCATCCGCTCGGCGAGTGCGGCGGGCATGACGGTCCTGGCCATCCCCAACCCGGCCACGGCCGCCGACGTCGCGACCCTGCGGCTCGCCCGGCACTGCGCGGCCGATGCGCACATCGCCGCGAAGACGATCCGCGCGCTGGCCGGTCCTACGCCCGCAGTCAGCCGCGGGTGA
- the ribB gene encoding 3,4-dihydroxy-2-butanone-4-phosphate synthase: MTVSLPEQARPGRTTRLDSVQAALADLGAGRPVIVVDDEDRENEGDLIMAAEHATTEALAFYMRHTSGLICAPMPPETADRLRLEPMVRHNEDPAGTAYTVSVDAVDGVESGISAADRARTLRALAAPATTPGMLCRPGHVFPLRAREGGLAQRRGHTEAAVELMRRCGLAPVAVISEVCNDDGSVARLAELRAFADRHGLKVVSIEQITAVTVTA; this comes from the coding sequence ATGACCGTCTCCCTTCCGGAGCAAGCCCGGCCCGGCCGGACCACCCGGCTCGACAGCGTGCAGGCCGCTCTCGCCGACCTCGGCGCCGGGCGGCCGGTGATCGTCGTCGACGACGAAGACCGCGAGAACGAAGGCGATCTCATCATGGCGGCCGAGCACGCCACCACGGAGGCGCTCGCCTTCTACATGCGGCACACCAGCGGCCTGATCTGCGCGCCGATGCCCCCGGAAACCGCCGACCGCCTGCGGCTGGAGCCCATGGTCCGGCACAACGAGGACCCCGCGGGCACCGCCTACACCGTGTCGGTGGACGCCGTCGACGGCGTCGAGTCCGGGATCTCCGCCGCCGACCGCGCCCGCACGCTGCGAGCGCTCGCGGCCCCGGCCACCACCCCCGGCATGCTCTGCCGGCCCGGGCACGTCTTCCCGCTGCGCGCGCGGGAAGGCGGCCTCGCGCAACGCCGCGGGCACACGGAGGCCGCGGTGGAGCTGATGCGCCGGTGCGGCCTCGCGCCCGTCGCGGTGATCAGCGAGGTGTGCAACGACGACGGCAGCGTCGCCCGGCTGGCCGAGCTGCGCGCGTTCGCCGACCGGCACGGGCTGAAGGTGGTCTCGATCGAGCAGATCACCGCGGTCACGGTGACGGCCTGA
- a CDS encoding response regulator transcription factor — protein MTSVVLADDEALLRKALAALLPLEGGITVLAEAEDGEQAVAATLRHRPDVLVIDLEMPTVDGLAAVAEIRRARPEQVILMLTRHARPGVLRQALKLGVQGFVSKAAEPAHITAVIQALHAGKRWIDPDVSALAVVDDCPLTERELDVLRATREGYSVAEIAVRLHLAAGTVRNYLSNAMQKTQTRTRHEAARYAREHDWL, from the coding sequence ATGACGTCCGTGGTGCTCGCCGACGACGAAGCCCTGCTGCGCAAGGCCTTGGCGGCGCTGCTGCCGCTGGAGGGCGGCATCACCGTGCTCGCCGAGGCCGAAGACGGCGAGCAGGCGGTGGCGGCCACCCTGCGGCACCGGCCCGACGTGCTCGTCATCGACCTCGAGATGCCCACCGTGGACGGGCTCGCCGCGGTCGCGGAGATCCGCCGGGCGCGCCCGGAGCAGGTCATCCTGATGCTGACCCGGCACGCCCGCCCCGGCGTGCTGCGGCAGGCGCTGAAGCTCGGCGTCCAGGGGTTCGTCAGCAAGGCGGCGGAACCGGCGCACATCACCGCGGTGATCCAGGCCCTGCACGCGGGCAAGCGCTGGATCGACCCGGACGTCTCGGCCCTCGCCGTCGTCGACGACTGCCCGCTGACCGAACGCGAGCTCGACGTCCTGCGCGCCACGCGCGAGGGGTATTCGGTGGCCGAAATCGCCGTCCGGCTGCACCTGGCCGCGGGGACGGTGCGCAACTACCTGTCGAACGCGATGCAGAAGACCCAGACCCGCACCCGCCACGAAGCGGCCCGCTACGCCCGCGAGCACGACTGGCTGTGA
- a CDS encoding sensor histidine kinase, with amino-acid sequence MTETRRRWSGGAVQDRLRRLNLITTVPPLAFVGVLLLGLTARSWWHVAIQVVGLVAALATAERWTAGDYLRVARPSLVITAVVWLAGALTDDNAAFYGVSIVGSFLVPPLRRHRLAALFGLSALVAVLGLPNVLVHPGHTGARLVQYVAVPAIAVLISAGFMFATQRLFDLVAELEQSREREAELAVARERVRFASDLHDIQGHTLHMVKLKVALAEKLLDADPGRAREELREVHTLVGDTIVQTKELAHAQRRLNLTAELENAKNLFEAAGIHVRLERQAEPDARVGELLGQVLRETTTNILRHAEARHVRITLGRTGIAIVNDGAGEPGPLGGLSALRHRLAENGGELEVSQQDGRFLTAVAFPEFEEAVR; translated from the coding sequence ATGACCGAGACCCGCCGGAGGTGGTCCGGCGGCGCCGTGCAGGACCGGCTGCGCCGGCTCAACCTCATCACGACGGTGCCGCCGCTGGCCTTCGTCGGCGTGCTGCTGCTGGGCCTCACCGCCCGGTCCTGGTGGCACGTCGCCATCCAGGTGGTCGGGCTGGTCGCGGCGCTGGCAACAGCCGAACGCTGGACGGCGGGCGACTACCTCCGCGTCGCGCGGCCGAGCCTGGTGATCACGGCGGTGGTCTGGCTGGCCGGGGCCCTGACCGACGACAACGCGGCGTTCTACGGCGTGTCGATCGTCGGGTCGTTCCTCGTCCCGCCGCTGCGGCGCCACCGGCTCGCGGCGCTCTTCGGGCTCTCCGCGCTGGTCGCGGTCCTGGGCCTGCCGAACGTGCTCGTGCACCCCGGCCACACCGGGGCGCGGCTGGTGCAGTACGTCGCCGTCCCGGCGATCGCGGTGCTGATCTCGGCCGGGTTCATGTTCGCCACGCAGCGGCTGTTCGACCTGGTCGCGGAGCTCGAGCAGTCCCGCGAACGGGAGGCGGAACTGGCCGTCGCCCGGGAACGCGTCCGCTTCGCGAGCGACCTGCACGACATCCAGGGACACACGCTGCACATGGTGAAGCTGAAGGTGGCGCTCGCGGAAAAGCTCCTCGACGCCGACCCCGGCCGCGCCCGGGAGGAGCTGCGGGAGGTACACACGCTCGTCGGCGACACGATCGTCCAGACCAAAGAGCTCGCCCACGCCCAGCGGCGGCTCAACCTGACCGCGGAGCTGGAGAACGCGAAGAACCTGTTCGAGGCGGCGGGCATCCACGTGCGCCTCGAACGGCAAGCCGAGCCGGACGCCCGCGTCGGCGAGCTGCTCGGCCAGGTCCTGCGTGAGACGACGACGAACATCCTGCGCCACGCCGAGGCCCGGCACGTGCGGATCACGCTCGGCCGCACCGGCATCGCGATCGTCAACGACGGCGCGGGCGAGCCGGGCCCGCTCGGCGGGCTTTCGGCGTTGCGGCACCGGCTGGCGGAGAACGGAGGGGAGCTCGAGGTGTCCCAGCAGGACGGCCGGTTCCTGACGGCGGTGGCGTTCCCGGAGTTCGAAGAGGCGGTCCGATGA
- a CDS encoding ABC transporter ATP-binding protein, translating into MSTTPVIDVDRLNLTYGGFTAVKDLSFQVERGELYALLGTNGAGKTSTLETVEGHRAPASGAVRVFGKDPRDRAAVRPRMGIMLQESGFSPDLTVRETVRLIGRLTERSDDTGRVLGVVGLTGKAGTKVGQLSGGEKRRLDFATAVYGTPELVFLDEPTTGLDIQSRDALWAAVDRLREDGATIVLTTHYLEEAQQRADRIGLMHQGALHREGTVAELTRTLPATIHFGLPSRAPSPPLHAARRGDGRFLVETFELQKDLHTLLGWAQDHAVELADLQAGPTRLDDVFRAIEHD; encoded by the coding sequence ATGTCCACGACACCGGTCATCGACGTCGATCGCCTGAACCTCACCTACGGCGGGTTCACCGCCGTGAAGGACCTTTCGTTCCAAGTGGAACGCGGGGAGCTGTACGCCCTGCTCGGCACCAACGGCGCCGGGAAGACCTCGACCCTGGAAACGGTCGAAGGCCACCGCGCGCCGGCCTCGGGCGCCGTGCGGGTGTTCGGGAAGGACCCTCGCGACCGCGCCGCCGTCCGCCCGCGGATGGGGATCATGTTGCAGGAGAGCGGGTTCTCCCCGGACTTGACGGTGCGCGAGACCGTCCGGCTGATCGGGCGGCTCACCGAACGGTCCGACGACACCGGGCGCGTGCTCGGCGTCGTCGGCCTCACCGGCAAGGCCGGGACCAAGGTGGGGCAGCTCTCCGGCGGGGAGAAGCGGCGGCTGGACTTCGCCACCGCCGTGTACGGCACGCCCGAGCTGGTCTTCCTCGACGAACCCACCACCGGCCTGGACATCCAGTCCCGCGACGCGCTGTGGGCCGCCGTCGACCGGCTGCGGGAAGACGGCGCGACGATCGTGCTCACCACCCACTACCTCGAGGAAGCGCAGCAGCGCGCCGACCGCATCGGGCTGATGCACCAGGGCGCCCTGCACCGCGAGGGCACGGTCGCCGAGCTGACCCGCACGCTGCCCGCCACCATCCACTTCGGACTGCCGTCGCGTGCGCCCTCGCCGCCGCTGCACGCCGCGCGCCGGGGCGACGGCCGGTTCCTCGTCGAGACCTTCGAGCTGCAGAAGGACCTGCACACGCTGCTCGGCTGGGCGCAGGACCACGCCGTCGAACTGGCCGACCTGCAGGCCGGGCCGACGCGGCTCGACGACGTCTTCCGTGCCATCGAACACGATTGA
- a CDS encoding ABC transporter permease yields MLTIARGELIQIFRNRLVLVTALVLPAAFSAFFIAKRDLFTEGATLGYIATLTLFFVAGIGLYTTSVTTLAARRQNLFLKRLRSTAAGDAGILGGLLLPITVLSLLQIAVVLGVLAAVAGKPANPLLLVAAVVSTVVMLLALGLATAGLTNSPEHAQVTTLPVSIGVIGVSGWVGLTGTGDLTLLKRLLPGGSATELVLNAWNGGVPLARSLALFAPTLAWVVVAVVLAARLFRWEPRR; encoded by the coding sequence ATGCTCACGATCGCTCGTGGCGAGCTGATCCAGATCTTCCGCAACCGCCTCGTGCTGGTCACCGCCCTGGTGCTGCCGGCCGCGTTCAGCGCGTTCTTCATCGCCAAGCGCGACCTGTTCACCGAAGGTGCCACCCTCGGCTACATCGCGACGCTGACCCTGTTCTTCGTGGCGGGCATCGGCCTGTACACGACGTCGGTCACCACACTGGCCGCCCGCCGGCAGAACCTGTTCCTCAAGCGCCTGCGCTCCACCGCGGCGGGGGACGCGGGCATCCTCGGCGGCCTGCTGCTGCCGATCACCGTGCTTTCGCTGCTGCAGATCGCCGTCGTCCTCGGCGTGCTGGCCGCGGTCGCCGGGAAGCCGGCGAACCCGCTGCTGCTGGTGGCCGCCGTGGTGTCCACTGTGGTCATGCTGCTCGCGCTCGGGCTGGCCACGGCGGGGCTGACGAACTCACCCGAGCACGCCCAGGTGACGACGCTGCCGGTCAGCATCGGCGTCATCGGGGTGTCCGGCTGGGTCGGCCTCACCGGCACCGGCGACCTGACGCTGCTCAAGCGTCTCCTGCCCGGTGGCTCGGCGACCGAGCTGGTGCTGAACGCCTGGAACGGCGGCGTCCCGCTCGCCCGCTCGCTCGCCCTCTTCGCACCGACGCTCGCCTGGGTCGTCGTCGCCGTCGTGCTCGCCGCACGGCTCTTCCGCTGGGAACCGCGCCGCTGA
- a CDS encoding alpha/beta hydrolase encodes MRKTLLTAAVAVLAATTASPASAATGLAWGPCPAGAFPVPDLQCTTVPVPLDYGDPDGRTIDVAVSRLPSKNPEKRRGVLFTNPGGPGGEGLDYPQLLKYLKLPQSVLDTYDIIGFDPRGVGRSTPVTCDLTPEQLAIGNLPYADGPADVVRQAELAKAEARQCRDAATGPLLPHITTANTARDIDRVRAALGESTVSYLGASYGTYLGAVYTTMFPDRSDRIVLDSNLGPGGYDITAMRAFARGMEDRFPDFAKFAAAHPEYGLGRSPAEVTAKFHELAARLDRAPVAEVTGAIFRGLTFSGLYSTDLAPLAADWQALDHGQPPKPPVVPGSVQNLMAARFAVVCGDSAWPRSLGTYQVNVAIDRIRYPLLGAATANISACAYWAPPAEPQVRITGRGPANVLLVQNERDPGTPLVNALKLRSAFGERARMVTADQGGHGVYLMPNQCANGAVTGFLVTGERPARDVHCAAEVGAGS; translated from the coding sequence TTGCGCAAAACCCTGCTCACCGCCGCGGTCGCCGTGCTCGCCGCGACGACCGCGTCCCCGGCGTCCGCCGCGACCGGCCTCGCCTGGGGACCGTGTCCGGCCGGCGCCTTCCCGGTGCCGGACCTGCAGTGCACGACGGTGCCGGTGCCGCTGGACTACGGAGACCCGGACGGCCGGACGATCGACGTCGCCGTGTCCCGGCTGCCGAGCAAGAACCCGGAGAAGCGCCGGGGCGTGCTGTTCACCAACCCGGGCGGCCCCGGCGGCGAGGGCCTGGACTACCCGCAGCTGCTGAAGTACCTGAAGCTGCCGCAGAGCGTGCTGGACACCTACGACATCATCGGGTTCGACCCGCGGGGTGTCGGCCGCAGCACGCCGGTGACGTGCGACCTGACACCGGAGCAGCTGGCGATCGGCAACCTGCCCTACGCCGACGGCCCTGCCGACGTCGTCAGGCAGGCCGAGCTGGCGAAAGCCGAGGCCCGGCAGTGCCGGGACGCCGCGACCGGCCCGCTGCTGCCCCACATCACCACCGCGAACACCGCACGGGACATCGACCGCGTCCGGGCGGCGCTGGGCGAGTCCACGGTGTCGTACCTCGGTGCTTCCTACGGCACGTACCTGGGCGCGGTGTACACGACGATGTTCCCGGACCGCAGCGACCGGATCGTCCTGGACAGCAACCTCGGCCCGGGCGGCTACGACATCACGGCGATGCGCGCCTTCGCACGGGGCATGGAAGACCGCTTCCCGGACTTCGCGAAGTTCGCCGCGGCGCACCCGGAGTACGGTCTCGGCCGCTCACCGGCCGAGGTGACGGCGAAGTTCCACGAGCTGGCGGCGCGCCTGGACCGCGCCCCGGTGGCGGAGGTGACGGGCGCGATCTTCCGCGGCTTGACGTTCAGCGGCCTGTACTCGACGGACCTGGCCCCGCTGGCGGCGGACTGGCAGGCCCTCGACCACGGGCAGCCGCCGAAACCGCCCGTCGTGCCAGGCTCGGTCCAGAACCTCATGGCGGCCCGCTTCGCGGTCGTCTGCGGCGACTCCGCGTGGCCGCGTTCGCTGGGGACGTACCAGGTGAACGTGGCGATCGACCGCATCCGCTACCCCCTGCTCGGCGCGGCCACGGCGAACATCTCGGCGTGCGCGTACTGGGCACCGCCGGCGGAGCCCCAGGTGCGCATCACCGGCCGCGGCCCGGCGAACGTGCTGCTGGTGCAGAACGAACGCGACCCGGGGACGCCGTTGGTGAACGCGCTCAAGCTGCGTTCGGCGTTCGGTGAGCGGGCGAGGATGGTGACTGCGGACCAGGGTGGCCACGGGGTGTATCTGATGCCCAACCAGTGCGCCAACGGTGCGGTGACGGGGTTTCTGGTGACGGGGGAGCGTCCGGCCCGGGACGTGCATTGCGCGGCTGAGGTCGGCGCGGGTTCTTGA